One genomic window of Trichomycterus rosablanca isolate fTriRos1 chromosome 1, fTriRos1.hap1, whole genome shotgun sequence includes the following:
- the bik gene encoding bcl-2-interacting killer isoform X2, with amino-acid sequence MVEQALGSSSGISPQAGPVAVENHTVSDINMRRAAQVIGRRLALIGDELDNRWKEKLPYPRHLNLQAHHNVLIWRAMNR; translated from the exons ATGGTGGAACAAGCACTAGGATCAAGCAGTGGCATTTCCCCTCAGGCTGGACCTGTTGCGGTTGAAAACCACACAGTGTCTGACATCAACATGAG GAGAGCGGCTCAGGTCATCGGTCGCCGGCTCGCTCTGATCGGAGATGAACTGGATAACAGGTGGAAAGAAAAACTCCCCTATCCGCGTCATCTAAACCTGCAGGCACATCATAACGTGCTGATCTGGAGAGCTATGAATAG gtaa
- the mcat gene encoding malonyl-CoA-acyl carrier protein transacylase, mitochondrial, with translation MSVISQVCRNTVRSLYSRVLIIQSRKLSDRVEKSDEIEQNDVVEEKARQRRSPGAVSVLLFPGQGSQFVGMGRGLLKYSNVEKMFTVAEKVLGYDLMSLCLNGPEKELMKTVHCQPAVFVTSLAAVERLNHENPTAIENCVAAAGFSVGEFAALVFSGAMDFAEALYAVKVRAEAMQKASDEIPSGMLSVFGRPQANYKYACLQAREHCLSLGIQNPVCSIANYLFPDGRVIAGHLEALEFLQKKSRQLHFVRTKLLPVSGAFHTELMEPAVQPLSDVLRRLEIRRPEIAVHSNVDGKRYMHDKHMRKQLARQLVSPVKWEQTLHEIYERSRGQEFPNTYEVGPGRQLGATLQKCNLKAFKNYTHVDVAFPQDD, from the exons ATGAGTGTGATCAGTCAGGTTTGTAGGAACACAGTTCGCTCTTTATACAGCAGGGTTTTAATAATCCAGAGCAGAAAACTCTCTGATCGTGTTGAGAAGTCGGATGAGATTGAGCAGAACGATGTGGTGGAGGAGAAAGCGAGACAGAGAAGATCTCCCGGTGCAGTATCAGTGCTGCTCTTCCCCGGACAGGGCAGTCAGTTTGTCGGGATGGGTAGAGGACTGCTGAAATACAGCAATGTTGAAAAGATGTTCACTGTTGCTGAAAAGGTTCTGGGCTACGATCTTATGTCCCTGTGTTTAAACGGACCTGAGAAGGAGCTTATGAAGACAGTACATTGCCAGCCTGCAGTGTTTGTAACATCTCTAGCTGCTGTGGAGAGGCTAAACCATGAAAACCCGACT GCAATAGAGAACTGTGTAGCTGCTGCTGGCTTCAGCGTTGGCGAGTTTGCAGCTTTGGTGTTCTCAGGTGCAATGGATTTCGCTGAAG CCCTTTATGCAGTGAAGGTTAGGGCGGAGGCCATGCAGAAGGCTTCTGATGAAATCCCAAGTGGAATGCTTTCTGTGTTTGGTAGACCTCAAGCCAATTACAAATACGCCTGCCTTCAAGCTAGAGAGCACTGCCTGTCTCTGGGTATTCAGAACCCTGTCTGCTCTATTGCAAACTACCTGTTTCCAGATGGGAGGGTCATCGCTGGACATCTAGAG GCACTCGAGTTCCTTCAGAAAAAATCCAGGCAGTTGCACTTTGTGAGGACCAAGCTTCTCCCGGTGAGCGGGGCTTTTCACACCGAGCTGATGGAGCCGGCAGTGCAGCCACTTAGTGACGTTCTGCGTCGGCTGGAGATACGGCGGCCCGAGATCGCTGTTCACTCCAACGTGGATGGAAAGCGGTACATGCATGATAAGCACATGCGCAAGCAGCTTGCCAGGCAGCTAGTGTCTCCGGTGAAGTGGGAGCAGACGCTGCATGAGATCTATGAAAGGAGTCGGGGGCAGGAGTTCCCTAATACGTATGAAGTGGGACCCGGGAGACAGCTGGGAGCTACGCTGCAGAAGTGCAACCTGAAGGCGTTTAAGAACTACACGCACGTTGACGTGGCATTTCCTCAGGATGACTGA
- the bik gene encoding bcl-2-interacting killer isoform X1 has product MVEQALGSSSGISPQAGPVAVENHTVSDINMRRAAQVIGRRLALIGDELDNRWKEKLPYPRHLNLQAHHNVLIWRAMNRRIVGTLFWSNFVPMMKATWVVPQLHNQATMKWITWVKPFIPDFSCGTKCFLASAVLLVATAVFAAVWKANES; this is encoded by the exons ATGGTGGAACAAGCACTAGGATCAAGCAGTGGCATTTCCCCTCAGGCTGGACCTGTTGCGGTTGAAAACCACACAGTGTCTGACATCAACATGAG GAGAGCGGCTCAGGTCATCGGTCGCCGGCTCGCTCTGATCGGAGATGAACTGGATAACAGGTGGAAAGAAAAACTCCCCTATCCGCGTCATCTAAACCTGCAGGCACATCATAACGTGCTGATCTGGAGAGCTATGAATAG aagAATTGTTGGCACCCTTTTTTGGTCTAATTTTGTGCCAATGATGAAAGCAACCTGGGTAGTTCCACAACTACACAACCAAGCAACTATGAAGTGGATCACCTGG gtaaAACCCTTCATTCCCGATTTCTCCTGTGGGACTAAATGTTTCCTGGCTTCTGCTGTCCTGTTAGTAGCTACAGCTGTCTTTGCTGCAGTCTGGAAAGCAAATGAAAGTTGA